One region of Miscanthus floridulus cultivar M001 chromosome 19, ASM1932011v1, whole genome shotgun sequence genomic DNA includes:
- the LOC136526609 gene encoding basic blue protein-like: protein MQVLAIASLLLLLWPARRAGAAEYVVGDVSYGWESGSGINYAAWAREYAFAVGDVLVFQYVSSQHDVYEVTEEVYRSCDTAAGGGNGVRVKYTSGYDRVVLAEARGYWFICDFPGHCLGGMRVAVNVSAGAAAGGGSPTVNPPPDGSAASTTTGGRPGLGGGGVSGSRCPGVDEH, encoded by the exons ATGCAGGTGCTGGCCATCGCTTCCCTGCTACTGCTTCTGTGGCCGGCGcgccgcgccggcgccgccgagTACGTGGTCGGCGACGTCAGCTACGGCTGGGAATCCGGGTCCGGCATCAACTACGCTGCCTGGGCAAGGGAGTACGCCTTCGCCGTCGGGGATGTCCTAG TTTTCCAGTACGTGAGCTCCCAGCACGACGTGTACGAGGTGACCGAGGAGGTCTACCGGTCCTGCGacaccgccgccggcggcggcaacGGCGTGCGCGTCAAGTACACCAGCGGATACGACCGGGTGGTGCTCGCCGAGGCGAGGGGATACTGGTTCATCTGCGATTTCCCGGGCCACTGCCTAGGAGGCATGAGGGTCGCTGTCAACGTCTCCGCCGgcgcagcagcaggaggagggtCGCCGACTGTGAACCCCCCGCCTGACGGCAGTGCGGCGTCGACGACGACCGGAGGTCGCCCGGGgttgggcggcggcggggtgTCTGGCTCTCGGTGTCCTGGCGTTGATGAACACTAG